CTTTCTGATCGAGTCCGCGTACACGCATGACGATGACGTTATTGCGCGTCATCTCGGACCACTTCGATTTCAGAGTACTGTCGAGAAACTTTGCAAATCCACCTGGTTGCTTGATCGGATCCTTCGCCGTTCCGACAGAGAATCGAATCACTGAAGCCTGCGCGGCCGCTATATCGGTCACATGCGCTCCGCCCATCGCTTCACGATAGCTTCCAAGCACGCTGCCGCGTCCCCAGAGCGCAAGGATCGTCAGCGTTCCGGTCGCCTGATAACTTTTCATCTGCGGTTGTGCCGATGCCTGCGGGTTGGAATCGATCGTCCCGATGACAAGCACGTCAGCGCCCGCTGCCATGGCGCGATCTTTCAAAATATCGGGCAGTTTGGACGGATCGGCGGCTGCCAGCTCTTCGTTGAAGCCGCCGGTGACGACCGATCGCGAATCGATGATTGTATAACCCTTCGAGATCAGGAAGTTCTGCAACTGAGACGACGCCTGTCCGCTGCGCGAGGTGAAGCCTTCGACTTTTTTGGCGGCGCCGGCAAGGTTGTACTCTTCGCGAATCAGAATCATGACTTTAGGGTTACCGACAAGCTTCTTCATCGTGTCGATCGTGCTCTGGATATCGACCTTGCTGACGTTGAAGCGCACGAAAAGCTTCATCATCTTGATCGTATCAAGCATGTATTCCTTTTCGTCGATGATCTGATCGTTCTTGCAGATGCCCTGAGCCTGAGCAAAGATCTCTGTGCCCGTCGACTGTCCGTCGCCGACGCCGCTATGGGCGGCCACGGTGCTGCCGATGCATTTCTCAACGGCCTTACGGCAGGCATCTTCTTTCGCCTTCATACGAGTAGCCGATACGCTTGTGAACAGAGGGGCCTCGCCGTAGACGGTGATCTGCCCGTTTAAACATTCGGATTGAAAACTGCCGCGCTGACCGGAATCGTCGGTCGTGCTTCCGCTGCCGCAATGAGCGGTAAATGCAAGCATCAGGGCAAGGCCTGCGCTCAGAACAAGAGGTCTTTTCATCATAGCTCCGATTAGACGGGCCCTGCAAGGAAAAGCAATAGTTTTTTGTAAGTCGGAGATGGGCCGGCAGAGCAGCTGGTGGCCTCGTTTGAGTAATCCGATCGCCTTTCTGAACAATTGCCGGATTTCGCTTGCGCGGCGCGGATCACCCCGTTTTCTTCGCGCGCTTCTGTGAATACATGCGTCTGTCGGCAATTTCAATGAGGGATTCGAGGCCTTCGGCATCTTCCGGAAAAGAGGCATAGCCTGTGCTTCCACTCAGTGTGACGGTCATATTTTCAAAAGAGAACGGTCTGGCAACCCGCTCGTCGATGCGCTCCAGAAGCCCCAGAATATCCATATCACGCTCCACTTTGTAGAAAATAATCCCAAACTCATCGCCGCCCAACCTCGCGACCGTATCGGTATCTCCCACAGCGGCCTTGAGACGCAGGGCAAACTCTCTGATCGCCGCATCACCCGCCCTGTGGCTCAGCGTATCGTTGATCGATTTCAATCCGTCCATATCAATCATAAGAACGGCGAATCTCTCTTTTTGGCGAACGGCCTGAGCGAGGCGCTGGCGCATCCGATCATAAAACAACGCTCTGTTCGCCACATCGGTCAGGTGATCGTATGTGGCGCGACGGAACATCTCGTCAGATTCAAAGCGAGCGGCGTTATACATGGAAGATGCGATCAGATCAGAGATCAGATTGAGCACTTCCATATCGGCT
This region of Leptonema illini DSM 21528 genomic DNA includes:
- a CDS encoding GGDEF domain-containing protein, whose translation is MMSILPEKMLRIIQIQTEVVRLGLDLGAVMALVVMRMQTLMKADGAVIELAEGDDMVYRAASGIAEGQLGLRVPVHGSLSGLCVTVGEALLCKDSESDSRVDREACRKVGLRSMIVMPLKDGDIVVGVIKVLSAQPHAFDEADMEVLNLISDLIASSMYNAARFESDEMFRRATYDHLTDVANRALFYDRMRQRLAQAVRQKERFAVLMIDMDGLKSINDTLSHRAGDAAIREFALRLKAAVGDTDTVARLGGDEFGIIFYKVERDMDILGLLERIDERVARPFSFENMTVTLSGSTGYASFPEDAEGLESLIEIADRRMYSQKRAKKTG